In a single window of the Arachis hypogaea cultivar Tifrunner chromosome 6, arahy.Tifrunner.gnm2.J5K5, whole genome shotgun sequence genome:
- the LOC112755729 gene encoding inosine-5'-monophosphate dehydrogenase: MDFTPPPIEDGFTAEKLFNQGFSYTYDDVIFLPHYIDFPAEAVDLSSRISRNVPLSVPFVASPMDTVSESAMAAAMASLGAMAIIHSNISPAIQAAVIRSAKSRRVPILSHPVFLPPSAYIDSLDDFADSPFILVTESGNSKSKLVGYVSKEDYTNQSDKSLKVHNYMAPSTPITVPWSHDLKEIDKVLEEKKANFVGLVKDNEMVDVVTKDDVEKVKGYPKLAGPGSVGADGEWMVGAAIGTREQDKERLEHLVKAGVNVVILDSSQGNSSYQLEMIKYVKKVYPELDVVGGNVVTMYQAENLIQAGVDGLRVGMGSGSICTTQEVCAVGRGQATAVYKVASIAYKSGVPVIADGGISNSGHIVKALSLGASTVMMGSFLAGSNEAPGAYEYQNGQRVKKYRGMGSLEAMTKGSDQRYLGDTAKLKIAQGVVGAVKDKGSVLKFLPYTMQAVKQGFQDIGANSLQSAHDLLRSKVLRLEVRTGAAQVEGGIHGLVSYEKKYF, encoded by the exons ATGGACTTCACTCCGCCGCCGATCGAAGACGGTTTCACGGCGGAGAAGCTATTCAACCAGGGCTTCTCCTACACCTACGACGACGTCATCTTCCTCCCTCACTACATCGACTTCCCGGCGGAGGCCGTCGATCTCTCCTCCCGCATCTCCCGCAACGTCCCTCTCTCCGTCCCATTCGTTGCTTCTCCGATGGACACCGTTTCCGAGTCCGCCATGGCCGCCGCCATGGCCTCTCTCGGCGCCATGGCCATTATCCACTCCAACATCTCTCCCGCCATCCAGGCCGCCGTCATCCGCTCCGCCAAGTCCCGCCGCGTTCCCATCCTCTCCCACCCAGTCTTCCTCCCTCCCTCAGCTTACATCGACTCCCTGGACGACTTCGCCGATTCTCCCTTCATCCTTGTCACGGAGTCCGGCAACTCTAAGTCCAAGCTAGTCGGCTACGTGTCAAAAGAAGATTACACGAATCAAAGCGACAAGAGCTTGAAAGTCCACAATTACATGGCTCCCTCGACACCTATCACGGTGCCCTGGAGCCATGACTTGAAG GAAATTGACAAGGTCTTGGAGGAGAAGAAGGCGAATTTCGTTGGGCTGGTGAAAGACAACGAGATGGTTGATGTGGTTACCAAGGATGATGTTGAGAAGGTTAAAGGGTACCCAAAGCTGGCAGGGCCTGGGTCGGTGGGTGCCGACGGGGAATGGATGGTTGGGGCGGCGATAGGGACGAGGGAGCAAGACAAGGAGAGGTTGGAGCACTTGGTGAAGGCTGGGGTGAATGTGGTGATTCTTGACAGCTCACAGGGTAATTCTAGTTACCAATTGGAGATGATCAAGTATGTGAAGAAGGTGTACCCGGAACTGGATGTGGTTGGTGGGAACGTGGTCACTATGTACCAGGCTGAGAATTTGATCCAAGCTGGTGTTGATGGATTGAGGGTTGGTATGGGGTCTGGTTCAATTTGCACCACACAGGAGGTTTGTGCAGTTGGGCGTGGTCAG GCAACTGCAGTTTACAAGGTTGCATCTATTGCTTATAAAAGCGGTGTTCCTGTGATTGCCGATGGTGGCATCTCAAACTCTGGGCATATTGTCAAGGCTTTGTCATTGGGAGCATCTACAGTTATGATGGGAAGCTTCTTAGCAGGTAGCAACGAGGCTCCCGGAGCTTATGAATATCAG AATGGTCAACgagtaaagaagtatagaggaaTGGGTTCACTAGAAGCTATGACTAAAGGAAGTGATCAAAGATATTTGGGTGACACTGCAAAACTAAAAATTGCTCAGGGGGTTGTTGGAGCTGTTAAAGATAAGGGTTCTGTTTTGAAGTTCCTACCATACACCATGCAAGCTGTCAAGCAAGGGTTTCAAGATATCGGTGCCAACTCTCTGCAGTCTGCTCATGACCTCCTCAGATCCAAGGTGTTAAGGCTAGAG GTCCGGACTGGAGCAGCGCAGGTTGAAGGTGGAATCCATGGTCTGGTTTCTTATGAAAAGAAATACTTTTGA
- the LOC112755731 gene encoding (-)-germacrene D synthase has product MSLGASASALKIHYEARDDDFKRPFVKYSPNIWGNIFLQFHSDPLEVYDNARQQDQVYKEKVRMYLSSSNNILEKLSIIDSIQQLDISYHFEEEIGEVLEQIYNDLAKNRFNLKEENLHFHSLLFRLLRQKGFHILSDIFNKFKNNKGKFNNEMIGQDIQGMWSLYEAAQLGIHGEDILEEAIDFTYANLKSRIMMNNHQLSPTLATHINQCLRQPLHRAIPRVNSRSYISLYEKDPSHNKDLLAFAKLDFNMLQKMHQNEVGSNTKWWRELGIARKVPYTRDCVVEAYFWSLIIPEPKYSIHRRILGKLITCIATLDDTYDNYGTIQELELFTQAMHRWDMGHIESLPECMKVAFSVAVKLCDEIELETAKNGNSTLVLQYVKQAFFNFVQGYLVEAKWCDEKYVPTYEEYKINGIATSTCPLQMTILIGLGEFATKDMFDWILNNPKVMKAVSLIARLMDDLGTHKVEQEREHVASAVECCMKQYDVSEEDAYKLIQNEIKGYWKDINEACLNNLDDIPKHVLDLILGLARAVEFTYSNLDHAMGNFEDKFSNGQLSKDYVVALLLDPIVS; this is encoded by the exons ATGTCACTTGGAGCTTCTGCTTCAGCTCTCAAAATCCACTATGAAGCACGTGACGATGATTTCAAGAGACCTTTTGTGAAATATAGTCCCAACATTTGGGGCAATATCTTCCTTCAATTTCATTCCGATCCCCTG GAAGTTTATGATAATGCGAGGCAACAAGATCAAGTATATAAGGAAAAAGTGAGGATGTACCTATCTTCAAGTAATAACATCCTAGAAAAATTAAGTATTATTGACTCAATCCAGCAATTGGATATTTCTTATCATTTTGAGGAAGAAATTGGTGAAGTATTAGAACAAATCTACAATGATCTTGCCAAAAATAGGTTTAACCTAAAAGAAGAAAACCTTCATTTTCATTCGTTACTTTTTCGTCTACTCAGACAAAAAGGATTTCACATTTTATCAG ATATAtttaacaaattcaagaacaacaaaggcaagttCAATAATGAAATGATTGGCCAAGATATTCAAGGAATGTGGAGTTTGTATGAAGCAGCACAATTAGGTATTCACGGAGAAGATATATTAGAAGAAGCAATTGATTTCACATATGCTAATCTTAAGTCCAGGATCATGATGAATAATCATCAATTGAGTCCAACTCTTGCTACACACATTAATCAATGCTTAAGGCAACCTCTTCACAGGGCAATTCCAAGAGTAAATTCAAGGTCTTACATATCTCTCTATGAAAAAGATCCTTCTCATAACAAAGATCTTTTAGCCTTTGcaaaattagattttaatatgCTACAGAAAATGCACCAAAACGAAGTTGGCAGTAACACCAA GTGGTGGagagaattagggattgctagaaAAGTTCCCTACACTAGAGATTGTGTGGTGGAGGCATACTTCTGGTCACTAATAATTCCTGAGCCCAAATATAGCATTCATAGAAGAATATTGGGCAAATTGATCACATGCATTGCTACTCTAGATGACACTTATGATAACTATGGCACAATTCAAGAACTTGAGCTCTTCACTCAGGCAATGCACAG atgGGATATGGGTCATATCGAATCTCTTCCAGAGTGCATGAAAGTGGCATTTAGTGTGGCTGTAAAACTATGTGATGAGATAGAGTTGGAGACTGCAAAGAATGGAAACTCCACCTTGGTGCTTCAATATGTCAAACAAGCT TTTTTCAATTTTGTACAAGGTTATTTAGTTGAAGCAAAATGGTGTGATGAGAAGTATGTTCCAACATATGAGGAGTACAAGATTAATGGAATTGCAACTTCAACATGCCCACTTCAAATGACAATATTAATTGGTTTGGGAGAATTTGCAACAAAAGATATGTTTGATTGGATTTTGAATAATCCAAAAGTCATGAAAGCTGTATCACTTATTGCCAGACTCATGGATGACCTAGGCACACATAAG GTTGAACAAGAAAGAGAACATGTTGCTTCTGCAGTGGAATGTTGCATGAAACAATATGATGTTTCAGAAGAAGATGCATATAAACTCATTCAAAATGAAATTAAGGGTTATTGGAAGGATATAAATGAAGCTTGCCTAAACAATTTAGATGACATTCCAAAGCACGTGCTTGATTTAATTCTTGGCTTGGCACGTGCGGTTGAGTTCACATACTCAAATTTAGACCATGCCATGGGAAACTTTGAGGATAAATTTTCAAACGGACAACTTTCCAAAGATTATGTTGTTGCACTACTTTTGGATCCTATTGTCTCTTAA
- the LOC112755732 gene encoding ACT domain-containing protein ACR2-like has product MNKVCWPYFDPEFDSLTERIYGPPCRVSIDNESMDGCTVVKVDSVNKQGLLLEVVQVLTDMNLQIYKSFISSDAGWFMDVFHVRDEHGNKLTDQKVINYIQRAIGRSRGFSSQLSSQSNSIIYNPYMTTTNSYSYDNNNVFPYDDHPNEQHTAIELTGADRPGLLSEISAALTDLHCNVVEAHAWSHNARLACVAYISDQSTDTAIDDPSRLATIQGHLTTVLRATTDSNDKGLDSSPNHPDVKTSEFLGGEGTMTTVERRLHQMMLSVRDFESPSTKERRKRMVKIESCDEKGYSIVSIDCKDRPRLMFDTVCTLTDMQYVIFHASISSHEAYAFQEYFIRHIDGYALNTASEKERVINCLEAAIERRVCEGVRLELCADNRIGLLSDITRVLRENGVVVVRADVETHGDKAVNAFYVRDISGKEVDIDYFSKSLKREMGPIFTLHVKNETPITMRRTSSNSSSSSSSSSGSDDEWSSLSFGGKLRYRIGQLSHRLIHV; this is encoded by the exons ATGAATAAAGTTTGTTGGCCTTACTTTGATCCTGAGTTTGATAGTCTCACTGAAAGAATATATGGCCCACC TTGCCGAGTCAGCATTGACAATGAAAGCATGGATGGATGCACAGTAgtgaag GTAGATAGTGTTAACAAACAAGGTCTTCTTTTAGAAGTGGTGCAAGTTTTGACGGACATGAACCTTCAAATCTACAAAAGCTTTATTTCATCTGATGCTGGCTGGTTCATGGATG TGTTTCATGTTAGAGATGAACATGGCAACAAACTAACCGACCAGAAAGTCATCAACTATATCCAGCGG gCAATAGGAAGATCAAGAGGGTTTTCATCTCAATTATCCTCACAAAGCAACAGCATCATCTATAATCCGTACATGACCACAACAAATTCCTACTCCTACGACAACAATAATGTCTTCCCATATGATGACCACCCAAATGAGCAGCATACCGCCATCGAATTGACCGGAGCCGACCGCCCCGGCCTGCTCTCGGAGATCTCGGCTGCCCTAACTGACCTCCATTGCAACGTAGTTGAGGCTCATGCATGGAGCCACAATGCCAGGCTGGCATGTGTGGCCTACATTTCAGATCAATCCACGGACACGGCCATCGATGACCCTAGTCGTCTGGCAACAATCCAGGGTCATCTCACCACGGTGCTTAGGGCAACTACAGACTCTAATGACAAGGGTCTGGATAGTAGCCCTAACCACCCTGATGTGAAGACCTCGGAGTTTCTTGGTGGCGAAGGCACCATGACGACCGTGGAGAGGAGGTTGCACCAGATGATGCTTAGTGTTAGGGACTTTGAGAGTCCTTCAacaaaagagagaaggaagagaatgGTGAAGATTGAAAGCTGTGATGAAAAGGGTTATTCAATTGTGAGCATAGATTGTAAGGACCGTCCAAGACTCATGTTTGATACCGTTTGCACCTTAACGGATATGCAGTACGTCATTTTCCATGCTTCCATTAGCTCCCATGAAGCCTATGCATTTCAg GAGTATTTCATCAGGCATATAGACGGATATGCTTTGAACACAGCAAGCGAGAAGGAAAGAGTAATTAACTGTTTAGAAGCAGCCATAGAACGCCGGGTTTGTGAG GGAGTTAGGCTAGAATTGTGTGCAGACAACAGAATAGGGTTGCTTTCTGACATAACAAGAGTTCTGAGGGAGAATGGTGTTGTTGTGGTGAGAGCCGATGTAGAAACTCATGGAGACAAAGCTGTGAATGCATTCTATGTGAGAGACATATCAGGGAAAGAGGTTGACATTGATTACTTCAGCAAGTCTCTGAAGAGAGAAATGGGTCCAATATTCACCCTCCATGTCAAGAATGAGACTCCTATCACCATGAGAAGAACAAGCtcaaactcatcatcatcaagtTCAAGCTCATCAGGCTCTGATGATGAATGGTCTAGTCTCTCTTTTGGAGGCAAATTAAGGTACCGTATAGGACAACTTTCTCATCGCTTGATTCATGTATGA